Proteins found in one Rhodobacter capsulatus SB 1003 genomic segment:
- a CDS encoding ATP-binding protein, with the protein MNTVDIRPGVSVLAVLRYLNYKPWFALAEFVDNAIQSHLSSRDRLDLADGGSQRLRVSIEIDSAPPGRITIRDNAAGIAGSEFPRAFRPAVVPLDASGLSEFGMGMKSAACWFSSHWRVRTKAVGEPVERTVKFDISRIVNDEIEELDIHEEPAAPNAHYTEIVLEGLHHIPVKRTIGKIREHLTDIYRVFVRNGTLELRFNGEACVYEPPNILVTPYAREDGGKPRTWRKEIAFDLGQGQKVKGFAALRDPGSHARSGFALFRRGRLIQGSGEDGYRPHHIFQLPGSFRHLRLFGELELDGFEVSHTKDGFRWNDDDEQPFLDLLREHLDSADLPLLKQADNYQARAAKADRAAAASKALDRTTKVIEESIPDVLQRVADAIPVETQKEPLAPQPTLATRELTVKFRGQVWVIHIELSDDPAEGDWLTVSDQQSSEGGAEKLEIRLAMAHPFMVLFAQTDPSNIEALIRVGSAIAVSEKLARRAGVKLAGTIRRNVNEILREALSRA; encoded by the coding sequence GTGAATACAGTCGATATTCGGCCTGGTGTGAGTGTTCTAGCGGTTCTGCGTTACCTGAACTACAAGCCATGGTTCGCGCTAGCCGAGTTCGTTGACAATGCCATTCAAAGCCACCTCTCTAGTCGTGATCGACTGGACTTGGCTGACGGCGGCTCCCAACGATTGAGGGTTTCCATCGAGATCGATTCCGCGCCGCCCGGCCGGATCACTATCCGGGACAACGCAGCAGGCATCGCTGGATCAGAGTTTCCGCGAGCATTCCGTCCCGCAGTCGTCCCGTTGGATGCGTCGGGCCTCAGCGAATTCGGCATGGGTATGAAAAGCGCGGCATGCTGGTTCTCAAGCCATTGGCGCGTTCGGACGAAGGCCGTCGGTGAACCCGTCGAGCGCACCGTCAAGTTCGACATTTCACGGATCGTCAACGACGAAATCGAGGAACTCGACATCCACGAAGAACCTGCTGCGCCGAACGCACACTACACAGAGATCGTGCTGGAGGGCCTTCACCACATTCCAGTGAAAAGGACCATCGGAAAGATCCGGGAACACCTGACGGACATATACCGCGTTTTTGTTAGAAATGGTACACTCGAACTGCGCTTCAACGGCGAGGCCTGCGTCTACGAACCGCCAAACATCCTTGTTACTCCCTATGCTCGGGAAGATGGCGGTAAGCCTAGAACCTGGAGAAAGGAAATTGCGTTCGACCTCGGACAGGGTCAGAAAGTGAAGGGTTTTGCGGCCCTTCGCGACCCCGGAAGTCACGCTCGTTCAGGTTTTGCACTTTTCCGTCGTGGTAGGCTAATCCAAGGAAGTGGTGAGGATGGTTACCGCCCCCACCACATCTTTCAGCTCCCAGGAAGCTTCCGCCATCTGCGCCTCTTCGGGGAATTGGAACTCGATGGGTTCGAGGTGAGCCATACAAAGGACGGGTTTCGTTGGAATGACGATGATGAGCAGCCTTTTCTCGATCTGCTCCGAGAGCACCTAGACAGTGCTGATCTGCCCCTTCTTAAGCAGGCCGACAATTACCAAGCACGGGCGGCAAAAGCTGACCGCGCAGCCGCCGCTAGCAAGGCGCTGGATCGGACCACAAAGGTTATCGAAGAGTCCATTCCGGATGTGCTCCAACGTGTCGCTGATGCCATACCGGTCGAAACCCAAAAGGAGCCTTTGGCGCCGCAGCCGACGCTCGCTACGCGCGAGTTAACAGTGAAATTCCGAGGGCAAGTCTGGGTCATTCACATCGAACTTTCCGATGACCCAGCCGAAGGTGATTGGCTTACCGTGAGTGATCAGCAGTCCTCTGAAGGTGGTGCGGAGAAGCTTGAGATCCGTCTCGCGATGGCTCACCCATTCATGGTTCTATTTGCACAAACGGACCCCAGTAACATCGAGGCTCTGATCCGAGTCGGCTCTGCGATCGCCGTTTCGGAAAAACTGGCCCGGCGAGCTGGCGTGAAATTGGCTGGCACCATCCGGCGTAACGTAAACGAAATCCTGCGAGAGGCTTTGTCACGCGCATGA
- a CDS encoding DNA cytosine methyltransferase, with the protein MGNLKFADLFAGLGGFHQALEGLGHTCVFASELNSGLADLYEKNFGIRPHGDIREAIDDVPPHDILCAGFPCQPFSKAGEQLGFDCPQWGDLFNYVLEILDKHKPSYLLIENVPNLLRHDGGRTWGKIKVRLEELGYEVDKKKLSPFMFGVPQVRERAIIVGSRTGLRHFSWPEPTHQLDQVTIKSVLDEKPKEARPLGPRFIQYLETWQSLIDALPKDEQLPSFPIWAMEFGATYPYLDSTPHAIGLNRMGAFTGALGRSLEGLKHEAVKAALPSYARDQVSHFPDWKKNFIRQNRDFYLRHKAIIDPWIPRIMDFAPSFQKLEWNWKGGPRDLWQSVIQFRASGIRAKRPTAAPSLVALTTSQVPVIPWERRYMTMRECARLQSMGQLKHLPENQAAAHKALGNAVNVDVIAAVAEALLPGQSLQSSQVPPNGSDVRDEKITRELVSAA; encoded by the coding sequence ATGGGAAACTTGAAATTCGCCGATCTCTTCGCGGGCCTGGGTGGTTTTCATCAGGCGCTTGAGGGTCTTGGACACACTTGTGTATTCGCTTCAGAACTCAATAGCGGGCTTGCCGACCTCTACGAAAAGAACTTTGGCATTCGTCCGCACGGAGATATCCGTGAAGCGATTGATGATGTGCCGCCTCACGACATCCTATGTGCTGGCTTCCCTTGTCAGCCATTTTCTAAAGCAGGTGAGCAACTTGGTTTTGACTGCCCACAGTGGGGTGATTTGTTCAATTACGTTCTTGAAATTCTCGACAAGCACAAGCCTTCCTATCTGCTGATCGAGAACGTGCCTAATCTTCTGCGGCACGACGGCGGGAGGACATGGGGTAAAATCAAGGTGCGACTCGAAGAGCTAGGATATGAAGTCGACAAGAAAAAGCTCTCGCCATTCATGTTTGGTGTGCCTCAAGTACGAGAGCGCGCAATTATCGTTGGATCAAGGACAGGTCTAAGGCATTTTTCATGGCCTGAGCCGACCCACCAACTTGACCAAGTCACGATCAAGAGCGTCCTGGACGAGAAACCAAAAGAGGCTCGACCGCTCGGTCCTCGCTTCATTCAATATCTTGAAACGTGGCAATCGCTCATCGACGCTCTGCCGAAAGACGAGCAACTGCCATCATTCCCAATATGGGCAATGGAGTTCGGCGCAACATACCCTTACCTTGATAGTACGCCCCATGCCATCGGGCTCAATCGAATGGGCGCATTTACGGGGGCGCTGGGGCGCTCGCTTGAGGGCTTGAAGCACGAGGCGGTGAAGGCTGCACTTCCCTCGTATGCGCGAGATCAGGTTTCCCATTTTCCGGACTGGAAGAAGAACTTCATCCGGCAGAACAGGGATTTCTACCTCCGGCACAAAGCCATAATTGATCCTTGGATTCCAAGGATCATGGACTTCGCACCTAGCTTTCAAAAGCTCGAGTGGAACTGGAAAGGTGGACCGCGCGACCTTTGGCAGTCAGTCATCCAGTTTCGGGCATCAGGTATTCGAGCCAAGCGACCGACAGCTGCACCATCACTTGTTGCCCTAACAACAAGTCAGGTGCCCGTGATTCCTTGGGAGCGCCGATACATGACTATGCGCGAATGCGCTCGGCTTCAGAGCATGGGGCAGTTGAAGCATCTTCCCGAAAACCAGGCAGCCGCGCACAAGGCACTTGGCAACGCTGTGAATGTCGATGTCATCGCTGCGGTTGCAGAGGCCTTACTTCCTGGGCAAAGCCTTCAAAGTTCACAAGTGCCGCCAAATGGCAGTGATGTCCGGGACGAGAAAATTACTCGGGAACTTGTATCGGCGGCCTAA
- a CDS encoding recombinase family protein — protein sequence MTKPPEKTKLVRKLRCAVYTRKSSEEGLEQEFNSLHAQREACEAYIASQRSEGWVLVRDQYDDGGISGGTLERPGLKRLMADIEDGLVDVVVVYKIDRLSRSLADFAKLVEVFDRNGVTFVSVTQSFNTTTSMGRLTLNILLSFAQFEREVTAERIRDKVAASRKKGMWMGGVPPFGYLVANRKLLVDEDNAAHVRWIFSRFIEIGSCTLLAREVGARGLCTPRGNRIDKKYLYRMLSNRAYIGEAVHKGDSYPGEHDPIIDCETWDKVHAILQESPRKRAARTRADTPALLKGLLFGPDGAAFSPTHTRKGGRLYRYYVSQTVLKHGAGSCPVGRVPAGEVEAAVINRLRAAFHQPEIVAGTWKAARTQAADITETDAREALQKFDPLWDELFPAEQARIVALLVERVEIGIDGLNVRLRVDGLGGLAREMLAGGIGEAA from the coding sequence ATGACGAAGCCGCCCGAAAAAACGAAGCTCGTCCGCAAGCTACGCTGTGCAGTGTACACCCGGAAATCCTCCGAGGAAGGGTTGGAGCAGGAATTCAACAGCCTCCACGCGCAACGCGAGGCCTGCGAGGCCTACATCGCCAGCCAGCGCTCCGAGGGCTGGGTGCTCGTCCGCGACCAGTATGATGACGGTGGCATCTCCGGCGGCACTCTTGAGCGCCCCGGCCTGAAGCGGTTGATGGCAGATATCGAGGACGGGTTGGTCGACGTGGTGGTGGTCTACAAGATCGATCGCCTTAGCCGCTCGCTCGCCGACTTCGCCAAGCTGGTCGAGGTGTTCGACCGGAACGGCGTGACCTTCGTCTCGGTGACGCAATCCTTCAACACGACGACCTCCATGGGGCGGCTGACGCTGAACATCCTGCTCAGCTTCGCCCAGTTCGAGCGGGAGGTGACCGCCGAACGCATCCGCGACAAGGTCGCCGCCAGCCGGAAGAAGGGGATGTGGATGGGCGGGGTGCCGCCCTTCGGCTACCTGGTGGCAAACCGGAAGCTGCTGGTCGACGAGGACAACGCCGCGCATGTGCGCTGGATCTTCTCTCGGTTCATCGAAATCGGCTCCTGCACGCTGCTGGCACGCGAGGTAGGCGCGCGGGGCCTCTGCACGCCACGCGGCAACAGGATCGACAAGAAGTACCTCTATCGGATGCTGTCCAACCGCGCGTACATCGGCGAGGCGGTCCACAAAGGCGACAGCTACCCGGGCGAGCACGACCCGATCATCGATTGCGAGACTTGGGACAAGGTTCACGCCATCCTGCAGGAGAGCCCGCGCAAGCGTGCCGCGCGGACCCGGGCTGACACACCCGCGCTGCTGAAGGGGCTTCTCTTCGGTCCCGATGGCGCCGCGTTCTCACCGACGCACACCCGCAAGGGTGGGCGACTCTATCGCTACTATGTCAGCCAGACGGTGCTGAAGCATGGCGCAGGATCCTGCCCGGTCGGCCGCGTGCCCGCAGGCGAGGTCGAAGCGGCCGTGATCAACCGGCTCCGCGCCGCGTTCCACCAACCCGAGATCGTCGCGGGCACCTGGAAAGCCGCGCGAACGCAGGCTGCCGATATCACAGAGACCGACGCCCGCGAGGCCCTGCAAAAGTTCGACCCGCTGTGGGACGAACTCTTCCCCGCCGAACAGGCTCGCATCGTAGCGCTGCTGGTCGAGCGCGTCGAAATCGGCATAGATGGTCTGAATGTCCGACTGCGCGTCGATGGGCTCGGAGGTCTGGCTCGCGAGATGCTGGCCGGGGGCATTGGGGAAGCCGCATGA
- a CDS encoding DUF2924 domain-containing protein, whose translation MTTHDPIPARLAALKTTPTPDLKKQWRELFDSEPPPFNRRYLESRLAYRIQELAYGGLKPETVRRLERLGEELDGGDKKKRGMRLDRDRPITGTRLLREWQGVGYVVTVTADGFEWQGRPYKSLSAIARGITGTRWNGWVFFGLKNHRGRS comes from the coding sequence ATGACGACACACGACCCCATCCCCGCGCGCTTGGCCGCGCTGAAGACCACACCGACGCCCGACCTGAAAAAGCAGTGGCGCGAGTTGTTCGACAGCGAACCGCCGCCGTTCAACCGGCGCTACCTTGAATCCCGCCTGGCCTACCGGATCCAGGAACTCGCCTATGGCGGGCTGAAGCCCGAGACCGTCCGGCGGCTGGAAAGACTGGGCGAAGAACTGGACGGCGGCGACAAGAAGAAGCGCGGAATGCGCCTCGACCGCGACCGCCCCATCACAGGCACACGCCTCCTGCGCGAATGGCAGGGCGTCGGGTATGTCGTCACCGTCACCGCCGATGGCTTCGAGTGGCAGGGGCGGCCCTACAAGTCGCTGTCTGCCATCGCGCGCGGCATCACTGGCACCCGCTGGAACGGCTGGGTGTTCTTCGGCCTCAAGAACCACAGGGGGCGGTCATGA
- a CDS encoding winged helix-turn-helix domain-containing protein, with amino-acid sequence MLAWLWTRLSEGGARVAISGRALSRFPANDIERLLRAQVLIEERKADTWSVCAECDCGLDARPVEQLGDAFRACCPHDQAEDMILQKDDLRRFSVDVDRLVTRISASGNLGGAVARIAEGVWLMGDTPSGHAVVLSFDAENLVAPGAVMAIRAAVGPKPIMAIVHDLSLTIAVRLREVGVEPHEIAAVFKAGSDGVERLVLDPPSSVPRLVVKLSAQSITLDGRRLDLPTQMFALFRLLIEQSSKRDPVLKNQEIETQTGRPPNQIIRDLRKALVSCGLTSDQAKALVATVHARGYRLGLAQAEVVVEP; translated from the coding sequence ATGCTGGCATGGTTGTGGACGCGGCTGAGTGAGGGCGGCGCTCGGGTCGCGATCTCGGGCCGGGCGCTGAGCCGTTTTCCCGCAAACGACATTGAGCGCCTCTTGCGGGCGCAGGTGCTGATTGAAGAGCGCAAGGCCGATACCTGGTCGGTCTGTGCCGAGTGCGACTGCGGGCTAGACGCGCGCCCCGTCGAACAATTGGGTGATGCGTTCCGGGCCTGCTGCCCGCACGATCAGGCCGAAGACATGATCCTCCAGAAGGACGATCTGCGCCGCTTTTCGGTCGACGTCGACCGGCTTGTGACCCGGATTTCTGCCAGCGGGAATCTTGGCGGCGCGGTCGCCCGCATTGCTGAAGGCGTCTGGCTGATGGGGGACACCCCGTCCGGGCATGCCGTGGTCCTGTCATTCGATGCTGAAAATCTGGTTGCGCCGGGCGCGGTAATGGCGATCAGGGCGGCCGTGGGGCCGAAACCGATCATGGCAATCGTCCACGACCTTTCCCTGACAATCGCTGTCAGGTTGCGGGAGGTCGGGGTCGAGCCCCACGAAATTGCGGCGGTTTTCAAGGCGGGGTCGGATGGCGTGGAACGCCTCGTCCTTGATCCGCCATCTTCAGTGCCGCGCCTCGTCGTGAAGCTTTCGGCGCAGTCGATCACTCTCGACGGGCGTCGGCTCGACCTGCCGACACAGATGTTCGCACTGTTTCGTCTGCTGATCGAGCAATCCTCCAAGCGTGATCCAGTCCTGAAGAACCAGGAGATCGAGACGCAGACCGGCCGGCCGCCCAACCAGATCATCCGAGACCTTCGGAAAGCGCTGGTCAGTTGTGGGCTGACCAGCGACCAGGCAAAGGCGTTGGTCGCGACAGTACATGCTCGCGGCTACCGGCTCGGCCTTGCCCAAGCCGAAGTGGTCGTCGAGCCCTGA
- a CDS encoding sigma factor — translation MLPPISPSDLATLIDEAAFAARRLHRKLVLPAADLDDLCQDLLVDLICRLPGFDARRGSIGAFANIVLRNQSSRIAIRHHRQRRAQGGTVLSLDAPVSGGTESLGCMLAEADSLAAWHGQDRSAVEDAETRHDLARALGDLPEDARGLCAALGTCAVAEIVERTGTSRSALYRHIARLRLDLAMRGFGAEWDASYAA, via the coding sequence ATGCTTCCGCCGATTTCCCCCTCCGACCTTGCCACACTGATCGACGAAGCGGCCTTTGCCGCGCGCCGCCTGCATCGCAAGCTGGTGCTGCCCGCCGCCGATCTCGACGATCTCTGCCAAGACCTGCTGGTCGACCTGATCTGTCGGTTGCCGGGTTTCGACGCTCGCCGTGGCAGCATCGGCGCCTTCGCCAACATCGTCCTGCGCAACCAGTCCTCGCGGATCGCGATCCGCCATCACCGCCAGCGCCGCGCACAGGGTGGCACGGTTCTGTCGCTGGATGCGCCCGTTTCCGGCGGCACCGAGTCGCTGGGTTGCATGCTGGCAGAGGCGGACAGTCTGGCCGCCTGGCATGGTCAGGACCGCTCCGCCGTGGAAGATGCCGAGACCCGTCACGATCTCGCCCGGGCGCTGGGCGACCTGCCGGAGGATGCCCGCGGGCTTTGCGCGGCACTTGGCACCTGCGCTGTCGCGGAGATTGTCGAGCGTACCGGCACCTCCCGCTCCGCCCTCTACCGCCACATCGCCCGCCTGCGGCTTGACCTCGCCATGCGCGGGTTCGGGGCGGAGTGGGACGCCTCGTATGCGGCGTGA
- a CDS encoding ATP-binding protein: MAFRIITADERLSAAENKTSLAIFGPPGVGKTTLLKTLPAEETVCLDLEAGMKSVQDWRGASIPVRSFTDFRDLAVLIGGPDPAQHPQSWYGTERHAWLQAQHRDSGIEAFLASRRIVFVDSITDLTRQAMAYARQQPEAFSDRTGKPDVRGAYGLLGREVIQALKHLQHARGKTVIFVGVLEKVTDDFGTVTWQPQMEGSKAGRELPGIVDQVVSMHLFARDAEGGWVLDETATDRRLVCKSGNPWRLPAKDRSGRLDLTEPPDLGALLARIDGRAPHQPAFAS, from the coding sequence ATGGCCTTCCGCATCATCACCGCCGACGAACGCCTCTCGGCCGCCGAAAACAAGACCTCGCTCGCCATCTTCGGCCCACCGGGCGTGGGCAAGACCACGCTTCTGAAAACCCTGCCCGCCGAGGAAACCGTCTGCCTCGACCTCGAGGCCGGGATGAAATCGGTGCAGGACTGGCGCGGTGCGTCGATCCCGGTGCGCAGTTTCACCGATTTCCGCGACCTTGCGGTGCTGATCGGCGGGCCGGACCCGGCGCAGCATCCGCAGTCCTGGTACGGGACCGAACGGCATGCGTGGCTGCAGGCCCAGCACCGCGACAGCGGCATCGAAGCCTTCCTTGCCTCGCGCCGCATCGTCTTCGTCGACTCGATCACCGATCTGACGCGGCAGGCGATGGCCTATGCCCGCCAGCAGCCCGAGGCCTTCTCGGACCGGACCGGCAAGCCGGATGTCCGAGGCGCCTATGGTCTTCTGGGGCGTGAGGTCATTCAGGCGCTGAAGCACCTCCAGCACGCGCGCGGCAAGACCGTGATCTTCGTCGGCGTGCTGGAAAAGGTGACCGACGACTTCGGTACCGTCACCTGGCAACCGCAGATGGAAGGCAGCAAGGCCGGGCGGGAGTTGCCGGGCATCGTGGACCAGGTGGTGTCGATGCACCTCTTCGCCCGCGATGCCGAGGGTGGTTGGGTTCTGGACGAGACCGCCACCGACCGCCGCCTCGTCTGCAAGTCCGGCAACCCCTGGCGCCTTCCCGCCAAGGACCGTTCCGGCCGTCTCGACCTGACCGAACCGCCCGACCTTGGCGCGCTGCTCGCCCGGATCGACGGCCGCGCTCCCCATCAACCCGCTTTCGCCTCCTGA
- a CDS encoding DUF6511 domain-containing protein, protein MIDKTAREAQAIRDARVLFAEALTDLGLMAPFFNRSAADIDRLIEAAVTGYVDSMLAQGAHKERTGTAHDDPIPF, encoded by the coding sequence ATGATCGACAAGACTGCCCGCGAGGCACAGGCCATTCGCGATGCCCGGGTGCTGTTTGCCGAAGCGCTGACCGACCTTGGCCTGATGGCGCCTTTCTTCAACCGCTCCGCCGCCGATATCGACCGGCTGATCGAGGCGGCCGTCACCGGCTACGTCGACAGCATGCTGGCGCAAGGCGCGCACAAGGAGCGGACCGGCACGGCCCATGACGACCCGATTCCGTTCTGA
- a CDS encoding ATP-dependent DNA helicase, with translation MSDFVPSAAQAAAIAEVRDWFENRTEDQQVFRLFGYAGSGKSTVLKFALDDLGLSPHRSARDGRCVPGVVTATFTGKAALVLSRKGTPARTIHSLIYSVIEATEEEIAAAAAKVQEAETAARKLTGFDRTAAEAGIEAMRQALSAMKHPRFALNPQSDAADARLIVLDEVSMVGEEMARDLMSFGKPILVLGDPGQLPPIKGEGAFTRDAPDVMLTEIHRQAAESAIIRLATMARMGDPIGFGIYDAHVAKLRKGDITPDQALRGGQLICGLNATRFQLNNAMRAAAGLGGTYLPTGGAEKIICLKNDNSLGLINGMFLTLEDIVDESSLYFSAVVHDEDGRRVTPFDSDGRPGRLRIYKGHFEDHVAYDAKRHDRDWREKRKLTEATFGWAITAHKAQGSQWENVIVWDDGLGRSEMDRRRWLYTAITRAERGLVLLA, from the coding sequence GTGTCTGATTTTGTCCCCTCGGCGGCGCAGGCCGCCGCCATCGCCGAAGTCCGCGACTGGTTCGAAAACCGCACCGAGGATCAGCAGGTGTTCCGGCTCTTCGGCTATGCCGGGTCGGGCAAGAGCACGGTCCTGAAATTCGCTCTCGACGACCTCGGACTGTCACCCCACCGCAGCGCAAGGGACGGCAGATGCGTGCCGGGCGTCGTCACCGCGACCTTCACGGGCAAGGCCGCACTGGTCCTGAGCCGAAAGGGCACGCCCGCCCGCACCATCCACAGCCTGATCTATTCGGTGATCGAGGCGACCGAGGAGGAAATCGCCGCCGCTGCCGCCAAGGTTCAGGAGGCCGAAACCGCCGCGCGCAAGCTGACCGGTTTCGACAGGACCGCGGCCGAGGCGGGGATCGAGGCGATGCGCCAGGCGCTGTCCGCGATGAAACACCCCCGCTTCGCCCTGAACCCGCAGAGTGATGCCGCGGATGCGCGGCTGATCGTGCTGGACGAGGTGTCGATGGTGGGCGAGGAGATGGCCCGCGACCTGATGAGTTTCGGCAAGCCGATCCTCGTCCTTGGCGACCCCGGACAGTTGCCACCGATCAAGGGCGAAGGGGCCTTCACCCGTGACGCGCCCGACGTGATGCTGACGGAGATTCACCGTCAGGCGGCCGAAAGCGCGATCATCCGTCTGGCCACCATGGCGCGGATGGGAGATCCCATCGGCTTCGGGATCTACGACGCCCATGTCGCCAAGCTGCGCAAGGGCGACATCACGCCGGATCAGGCGCTGCGCGGCGGGCAACTGATCTGCGGGCTGAATGCGACGCGCTTCCAGCTGAACAACGCGATGCGCGCGGCGGCAGGACTGGGCGGGACGTATCTGCCGACCGGCGGGGCGGAAAAGATCATCTGTTTGAAGAACGACAACTCGCTCGGTCTGATCAACGGCATGTTCCTGACCCTCGAGGATATCGTCGATGAGAGTAGCCTCTACTTCTCGGCCGTGGTGCATGACGAAGACGGGCGACGCGTGACGCCATTCGACAGCGACGGCCGTCCGGGCCGGTTGCGCATCTACAAGGGGCATTTCGAGGATCACGTCGCCTACGATGCCAAGCGCCATGACCGCGACTGGCGGGAAAAGCGCAAGCTGACCGAGGCGACCTTCGGCTGGGCGATCACCGCCCACAAGGCGCAAGGGTCGCAGTGGGAGAACGTGATCGTCTGGGACGACGGGCTGGGTCGCAGCGAGATGGACCGCCGCCGCTGGCTCTACACCGCCATCACCCGCGCCGAGCGCGGGCTGGTCCTCCTTGCGTGA